In Anabrus simplex isolate iqAnaSimp1 chromosome 14, ASM4041472v1, whole genome shotgun sequence, a genomic segment contains:
- the LOC137502983 gene encoding uncharacterized protein: MICVEIMEEPHFIKCEPEWSAETEEIFNSETYDYFPGNSLTNVKKETEPSRDPELNTEEENRDSFTECESQILKEEIIEEEEDISGRNLLDDVRHANLLRAQLVTVFGPPPYFSRANHMPHLSARRVSLASARGPAAEDCGNDWKINLESKQTFNVLGRVTYM, translated from the exons ATGATTTGTGTGGAAATTATGGAAGAGCCTCACTTCATTAAATGTGAACCAGAATGGTCAGCAGAAACAGAAGAAATCTTCAATTCG GAGACATACGATTATTTTCCAGGCAATAGCCTCACAAATGtcaagaaagaaacagagccttcACGTGATCCTGAATTAAATactgaagaagaaaacagggaCTCATTCACTGAATGTGAATCTCAG ATTCTTAAAGAAGAAATTATCGAGGAGGAAGAAGACATCAGTGGAAGAAATCTTTTGGATGA cgtccgccatgccaacttgctacgggcccaGCTCGTCACCGTATTTggcccacccccttacttcagcCGTGCCAATCACATGCCGCACTTAAGTGCTAGGCGAGTCTCTCTCGCCTCCGCCCGCGGTCCCGCAGCAGAGGACTGCGGAaatgactggaagattaatctggagtctaaacagactttcaacgttttaggtcgtgttacgtacatgtag